The Pirellulales bacterium genome contains a region encoding:
- a CDS encoding Gfo/Idh/MocA family oxidoreductase, translated as MHRTEIDRRTFIKYIESFGIGSLILGDGLETASGFEANDTIEIGCIGTGGRCRHLMQVAKDLPNVRLAAVCDVDDSCLKLAREIADPQAFVTKRYAEILDRKDIDAVLIGSPDHWHVPMAIDACAAGKDVYVEKPLTHSLAEGAAVIEAQRKANNVVQVGMQQRSMPQMQKARELFKAGRIGEVHKVHLTWNRNTDRVRRQPLNVDPATVDWKAFLGNAPDQPFDEYKLRNWRWFWDFGGGILTDLMVHLIDVVQWFFETDHPQQATAMGDNYQSAGIWQTPDTVHCLLNYPEQKFQSYFEGTFFNARNRAMIEFMGTEGTLYVDRGGYEIHPERNRGQYEEWRPGQEKRRGLDYYAEPNGELLHLGNWLECVRSRKEPACTVAAGVAAASAAHLGNEALRSGQVSQWGKPADGK; from the coding sequence TTGCATCGAACTGAAATTGATCGTCGCACTTTCATAAAATATATCGAATCGTTCGGCATCGGGTCGTTGATTCTCGGCGACGGATTGGAAACTGCAAGCGGATTTGAAGCCAACGACACGATTGAAATCGGCTGCATTGGTACGGGTGGGCGGTGTCGGCACCTGATGCAAGTGGCCAAGGATCTGCCGAACGTGCGATTGGCCGCAGTCTGCGACGTCGACGATTCGTGTTTGAAACTGGCTCGCGAAATTGCCGATCCGCAAGCGTTTGTCACCAAGCGCTACGCCGAAATACTCGACCGCAAGGACATCGACGCGGTGCTGATCGGCAGTCCCGACCATTGGCATGTGCCGATGGCCATCGACGCTTGCGCGGCGGGCAAGGACGTGTACGTCGAAAAGCCGCTGACCCACAGCTTAGCAGAAGGCGCCGCGGTCATTGAGGCTCAACGGAAGGCCAATAACGTGGTGCAAGTGGGCATGCAGCAGCGCAGCATGCCGCAAATGCAGAAAGCCCGCGAGTTGTTCAAAGCCGGCCGCATCGGCGAGGTTCACAAAGTGCATCTCACGTGGAACCGCAACACCGATCGCGTTCGCCGCCAACCGCTCAATGTCGATCCGGCCACGGTCGACTGGAAGGCCTTTCTCGGCAACGCGCCCGATCAGCCCTTCGACGAATACAAGCTTCGCAATTGGCGCTGGTTTTGGGATTTCGGCGGCGGGATTCTGACCGACTTAATGGTTCATTTGATCGACGTGGTACAGTGGTTCTTCGAGACAGATCATCCGCAGCAAGCTACGGCGATGGGCGATAACTATCAAAGCGCCGGCATTTGGCAAACGCCCGATACGGTGCATTGCTTGCTCAATTATCCTGAACAGAAATTTCAGTCGTATTTCGAAGGCACTTTTTTCAATGCGAGAAATCGCGCGATGATCGAATTCATGGGCACGGAGGGCACGCTGTATGTCGATCGTGGGGGCTATGAGATTCATCCCGAACGCAATCGGGGGCAATACGAAGAATGGCGTCCCGGCCAAGAAAAGCGCCGCGGGCTCGATTATTACGCGGAACCCAATGGCGAACTGCTGCACCTTGGCAACTGGTTGGAATGCGTCCGCAGTCGTAAGGAACCCGCTTGTACCGTGGCAGCCG
- a CDS encoding FAD-binding oxidoreductase: MNTSTVIVIGGGVIGLSTAYQLALKRAGQIILIDKGALADGASCRAAGIGTQLQWCETAVLARRIGFELFRQFSNEWDDYTFHDEHGCLNLFTPEAWHVRKALLPLYDRLDVPYELLDASEVRYRWPALNPPDAYVALHDPRGGYNEPAEYLPALAKRVRQLGVEVLENEQVVGFLRAKERLAGVRTPQRVIEADAVVSTANVWSHSVWRELELRFPTKHFVHQRYVTMPLSRPFVAPPVNADPYLGYIRSAAGNRVLMGIETSERAEFRVESNEFNMNELATPIAVRDEGRKRFVAFAPSLNNVLWESEHVGLISFTVDGEPILGPVKSIPGLFVATSFNSGGFNYNSVIGLLMAEMVLDGRAQIDVSAFSPDRFDSAAIERYLGDTIPQCQAVRRRH; this comes from the coding sequence ATGAACACTTCTACGGTTATCGTCATCGGCGGTGGCGTGATCGGTTTGAGCACCGCGTACCAGTTGGCATTGAAGCGGGCAGGACAAATAATCCTGATCGACAAGGGGGCGCTGGCGGACGGCGCGAGTTGCCGAGCGGCCGGGATAGGCACGCAATTGCAATGGTGCGAGACGGCCGTGCTGGCAAGAAGGATTGGATTTGAGTTGTTTCGGCAGTTTTCCAATGAATGGGACGATTACACATTTCACGATGAGCATGGCTGTTTGAATTTGTTTACGCCCGAAGCTTGGCACGTGCGAAAGGCGCTATTGCCGCTGTATGATCGTTTGGATGTTCCATACGAGTTGTTGGATGCCAGCGAAGTACGCTACCGTTGGCCAGCGCTGAATCCTCCCGACGCGTATGTGGCATTACACGATCCTCGGGGTGGTTATAATGAACCCGCGGAGTACCTTCCGGCGCTTGCAAAGCGAGTGCGGCAACTCGGCGTAGAGGTGTTGGAAAATGAACAAGTCGTCGGCTTTCTGCGCGCAAAAGAACGGCTGGCTGGTGTGCGCACGCCGCAACGTGTTATCGAAGCGGACGCGGTGGTGAGCACGGCGAATGTCTGGAGCCATTCAGTATGGCGTGAATTAGAACTTCGATTTCCCACCAAGCATTTTGTCCATCAGCGCTATGTGACAATGCCTTTATCGCGGCCGTTCGTCGCTCCACCAGTCAATGCCGACCCTTACCTAGGTTACATCCGCTCAGCGGCAGGCAATCGCGTGCTGATGGGCATTGAAACATCCGAGCGAGCAGAATTTCGCGTCGAGTCCAACGAGTTCAACATGAATGAACTCGCGACGCCGATTGCTGTACGCGACGAAGGCCGCAAACGTTTCGTAGCTTTTGCTCCTTCGCTAAATAACGTTTTATGGGAGAGCGAGCACGTCGGTCTAATTTCGTTCACCGTCGATGGGGAACCCATCTTGGGCCCCGTAAAGAGTATCCCCGGGCTTTTTGTCGCTACGTCATTTAACTCTGGAGGATTTAATTACAACAGCGTTATCGGCCTATTGATGGCGGAAATGGTCCTTGATGGCCGAGCTCAAATCGATGTGTCCGCATTTTCCCCCGATCGGTTCGACTCGGCTGCGATCGAGCGCTACCTAGGCGACACTATCCCGCAATGCCAGGCAGTGCGTAGGAGGCATTAG